A stretch of Opitutaceae bacterium DNA encodes these proteins:
- a CDS encoding Hsp20/alpha crystallin family protein produces MTLIRYEYPNESLSEFDRMISRAFSGLGRWPGWSDEFFGVPGASEIPVDLYDDGENYVVRAELPGVKKSDIKLELDNAVLTFSGERKTKSGEQESVSSFSRSISVGDDVNSDKVKARLEDGILTVTLPKTEAHKPRAITIS; encoded by the coding sequence ATGACCCTTATACGATACGAATACCCAAATGAAAGTCTCAGCGAGTTTGATCGGATGATCAGCCGTGCCTTTTCCGGTCTCGGCCGTTGGCCGGGCTGGTCGGATGAGTTCTTCGGCGTTCCTGGCGCCTCGGAAATCCCGGTCGATCTCTACGATGACGGTGAAAACTATGTAGTCCGTGCTGAACTGCCGGGCGTGAAGAAGAGCGACATCAAACTGGAGCTCGACAATGCGGTCCTCACTTTCTCCGGTGAGCGCAAGACCAAGTCGGGTGAGCAGGAGAGTGTCAGTTCCTTCTCTCGTTCGATCAGCGTCGGCGATGATGTGAACTCGGATAAGGTCAAGGCCCGGCTCGAGGATGGAATCCTCACCGTGACCCTGCCAAAGACCGAGGCCCACAAGCCGCGGGCGATCACCATCAGCTAA